From the genome of Gopherus evgoodei ecotype Sinaloan lineage chromosome 5, rGopEvg1_v1.p, whole genome shotgun sequence, one region includes:
- the CENPC gene encoding centromere protein C isoform X2 produces the protein MAEPLNHLKNDYRARFCNGGGKQQINVQPGQNVLKIIRDCFENCVSDSTINSPSITHCSTPIILKQKEDLLLSKESNSGLFNSVKKTFKSTSSVVASPIKSISCSGQSTEAHQKSIALGNIISSDRKERCVLKEDTNSSDDDLFDADVPVSSNKKANSIFKAVERSSQSPPVIFDTDEDNYEVIGSPVLLVEEAETSVHLLSLDEKATPAMMKRQTEVQRSEGLQARTEEQIVPVERAKCIAIPSEQKKKSLSSPFLVAVTTGTVEKRCSTSIPPPPPLVKDLGMENECEFLIDESDGFSFTSWFSIPKKNKKIEKQALSKPMPKSQPSERKKTVLRESRKRKDRKAQNAIPVKLTRMEQSKMKTCDVAEGIHVELQNASDTNLGLSDKKKDALKSVKQSSPHIEESEKHTPGQRSTRTPNKKNSTALKQTQPKKFTFSVSKSDTDISDTEQPKPTEIPNEDLFGSCSMTEQPQEQVVSSKEDRNFPKHPQSILKTALSHTTQTAKQKLSKVASSKKLVENRRNQVRKSARKSSSRKSRVQISEENSESEPIEEVGERDFLKSDKVFAPSLQQGSPPSALQKSHKSPKPKNLIHSLESSGNVHIKTPANSKKPSQIFIDYTEDSDEGKRASAESLRRTASQINQRTNMIDCSNPENDEPGNTTHHKGSSGQDMAEQKHKKSNASVKTKYKKQNNVHRSQVSPAPEKNKNHSSGPVLKRYVKFTSKNDEPIACDWEDSSSDKSIALDGDASEFLANTQLKHKLVMPSQTPNVRRTKRIRLKPLEYWRGERVNYMMRPSGGFVVGGIVSPEKDPCRKARVKRRHTPKTNGGD, from the exons ATGGCGGAGCCGCTG aatcATTTGAAAAATGACTACAGAGCAAGATTCTGCAACGGAGGAGG AAAACAACAGATTAATGTACAGCCAGGCCAAAATGTACTGAAAATTATACGAGATTGTTTTGAAA attgTGTTAGTGATTCTACAATAAATTCTCCAAGCATAACACATTGCTCAACCCCTATCATTTTAAAGCAAAAGGAGGATTTATTACTCAGCAAAGAG TCAAATTCAGGTTTATTTAACTCTGTGAAGAAGACATTTAAGTCTACATCCTCTGTAGTTGCATCACCAATAAAATCAATCAGCTGTTCAG GACAGTCAACTGAAGCACATCAGAAATCTATAGCACTTGGCAACATAATTAGTTCTGACAGAAAAGAGCGGTGTGTATTAAAAGAAGATACAAACTCAAGTGATGATGATCTTTTTGATGCCGATGTTCCTGTTAGTTctaacaaaaaagcaaatagtaTATTTAAAGCTGTTGAAAGAtcaagccaaagccctcctgtcaTCTTTGATACTGATGAGGATAATTATGAGGTCATTGGATCACCTGTTCTTCTTGTTGAGGAAGCAGAAACATCTGTACACTT ATTAAGTCTTGATGAAAAAGCAACTCCAGCAATGATGAAGAGACAGACAGAAGTTCAAAGGTCAGAAGGTCTTCAGGCAAGGACAGAAGAGCAGATAGTTCCAGTGGAAAGAGCAAAATGTATTGCTATACCTTCTGAACAGAAAAAGAAGTCGCTTTCTTCACCATTCTTAGTGGCTGTGACAACAGGAACTGTTGAAAAAAG GTGTTCAACTtcaataccaccaccaccacctcttgtAAAAGATTTAGGAATGGAAAATGAGTGTGAGTTTTTAATTGATGAATCAGATGGTTTTTCTTTTACATCCTGGTTTTCAATtcccaaaaagaacaaaaaaatagaGAAACAGGCCTTATCAAAGCCTATGCCAAAATCTCAGCCTTCCGAAAGGAAAAAGACAGTTTTACGAGAGAGCAGGAAACGCAAGGATAGAAAGGCACAGAATGCAATACCTGTTAAACTGACTCGTATGGAACAGTCAAAAATGAAAACGTGTGACGTTGCTGAAGGGATACACGTTGAGTTACAAAATGCTTCGGATACAAATCTAGGTTTATCTGACAAAAAGAAAGATGCTCTTAAATCTGTAAAGCAAAGCAGTCCTCACATAG AAGAGAGTGAAAAACACACACCTGGACAAAGATCCACAAGAACCCCAAACaagaaaaactccacagccctgaAACAGACACAACCCAAAAAATTCACTTTTTCAGTTTCCAAATCAGACACAGATATTTCTGATACAGAACAACCTAAACCAACAGAAATACCTAATGAAGATTTGTTTGGGTCTTGTAGTATGACTGAGCAGCCTCAAGAGCAGGTTGTGTCTTCAAAAGAGGATCGTAATTTTCCAAAACATCCCCAGTccattttaaaaactgctctcTCCCACACGACACAAACTGCTAAGCAGAAACTTTCAAAAGTTGCATCATCTAAAAAACTGGTAGAAAACCGAAGAAATCAAGTTAGAAAATCTGCCCGTAAATCCAGTAGTAGAAAATCCAGGGTACAAATCTCAGAGGAGAATTCTGAAAGTGAGCCCATAGAGGAGGTGGGTGAAAGAGATTTTTTAAAGTCAGACAAAGTGTTTGCCCCTTCATTGCAACAGGGATCTCCGCCTTCTGCATTACAGAAGTCCCATAAATCCCCCAAACCTAAAAACCTCATACATTCACTGGAATCATCTGGTAATGTACATATCAAAACTCCTGCAAATTCTAAAAAACCTTCACAGATTTTCATAGACTATACAGAAGACTCTGATGAGGGGAAAAGAGCATCAGCTGAATCTCTACGGAGGACAGCTAGTCAGATTAATCAAAGAACAAATATGATTGATTGTTCAAATCCTGAAAATGATGAACCTGGGAATACAACACATCACAAgggttcttctggccaggacaTGGCAGAACAAAAACACAAGAAGTCAAATGCATCtgtgaaaacaaaatataaaaaacagaATAATGTCCACCGATCACA AGTCTCTCCTGCACCTGAGAAAAACAAGAATCATAGCAG tgggccTGTACTGAAACGTTATGTAAAATTTACTTCAAAAAATGACGAGCCTATTGCATGTGACTGGGAGGATTCATCCTCAG ATAAATCTATAGCCTTGGATGGTGATGCAAGTGAATTTTTGGCAAACACACAACTAAAGCATAAACTAG TAATGCCATCCCAAACACCCAATGTTCGTCGGACAAAAAGAATACGACTAAAGCCTTTGGAGTATTGGCGAGGGGAGCGTGTGAACTATATGATGAGACCTTCAG GAGGGTTTGTGGTAGGTGGAATAGTGTCTCCTGAAAAGGATCCATGCAGGAAGGCTAGAGTGAAGAGAAGACATACGCCAAAAACAA ATGGTGGTGACTGA